In a single window of the Gossypium hirsutum isolate 1008001.06 chromosome A13, Gossypium_hirsutum_v2.1, whole genome shotgun sequence genome:
- the LOC107894530 gene encoding uncharacterized protein → MQRDKRSKESFKRSASKSFSALPMKKSKEEFSRITSAPERSGKSRPRQSDYKASDRPTVSVGSVQNTQRPKCQHCGKSHPGECRKEVEQKEKQKTPSKKRRRSGQSNATESTRSGMKDTASRSEVRAPARTYAIRAREEVTVPNVISASEKNLFAKSTDYDVQVTNLLGQTVVVNLICHNYPLKVKGCDFLADLMLLPFWEFDIILGMDWLMKHNMVVNCREKRISLKCQTGDIILVESRNLDDIVKMISSISARKLLRKGNEAYLAYILDTRSSESKLEQLSVVNEFMDVFSEELPGLPPDREVEFVIDVIPGTAPISMTQWFCVSRIKGKTNILSTNSGVAR, encoded by the exons ATGCAACGAGATAAAAGAAGTAAAGAATCTTTCAAAAGAAGTGCATCTAAGTCATTTTCAGCTTTACCAATGAAGAAATCTAAAGAGGAATTTAGTCGAATCACTTCAGCACCGGAAAGATCGGGAAAGAGTagaccaagacaatctgattATAAGGCATCTGACAGACCTACTGTTAGTGTAGGTAGTGTACAAAATACCCAAAGGCCTAAGTGCCAACATTGTGGAAAAAGTCACCCCGGTGAATGTAGAA AAGAAGTGGAACAGAAGGAGAAACAGAAAACTCCTTCTAAAAAAAGAAGACGCTCTGGTCAGAGTAATGCTACCGAGTCTACTCGTTCTGGTATGAAGGATACTGCTAGTCGATCAGAAGTTAGGGCCCCCGCTCGTACTTATGCCATTCGAGCAAGAGAAGAAGTGACAGTTCCAAACGTAATTtctg catctgaaaagaatttGTTTGCTAAGTCTACtgattatgatgtacaagttacaaatctGTTAGGCCAAACTGTggtagttaatttaatatgtcataACTATCCACTGAAAGTTAAGGGCTGTGATTTCCTTGCTGATTTGATGCTGCTACCCTTTTGGGAATTTGATATTAtcttgggcatggattggttaatgAAACATAATATGGTAGTGAATTGTCGAGAAAAACGAATTAGTTTGAAATGTCAGACAGGAGATATTATTTTGGTTGAGTCTAGAAATTTGGATGATATTGTTAAAATGATTTCATCTATTTCTGCTCGGAAATTGTTGCGTAAAGGAAATGAGgcttatttagcctatattcttgaTACTCGAAGTTCTGAATCAAAGTTAGAGCAATTATCTGTTGTGAATGAATTCATGGATGTATTttctgaagaattaccaggtttaccacccgatagagaggttgagtttgtgaTAGATGTGATTCCAGGAACAGCTCCCATATCAATGACACa ATGGTTTTGTGTTAGCCGAATTAAAGGCAAAACCAATATTCTTTCAACGAATTCGGgagttgcaagatga
- the LOC107941301 gene encoding ADP-ribosylation factor 2-B, whose protein sequence is MGLSFAKLFSRLFAKKEMRILMVGLDAAGKTTILYKLKLGEIVTTIPTIGFNVETVEYKNISFTVWDVGGQDKIRPLWRHYFQNTQGLIFVVDSNDRDRVVEARDELHRMLNEDELRDAVLLVFANKQDLPNAMNAAEITDKLGLHSLRQRHWYIQSTCATSGEGLYEGLDWLSNNIANKA, encoded by the exons ATGGGGCTTTCTTTTGCTAAGTTGTTCAGTCGCCTGTTTGCCAAGAAGGAAATGCGTATTCTGATGGTGGGTCTTGATGCTGCTGGTAAGACTACCATATTATACAAGTTGAAGCTCGGAGAGATTGTCACCACGATTCCCACTATTG GGTTTAATGTGGAAACTGTGGAATATAAGAACATTAGCTTCACCGTTTGGGATGTTGGAGGTCAGGACAAG ATTCGACCTTTGTGGAGGCACTACTTCCAAAATACTCAGGGGCTAATCTTTGTTGTGGATAGCAATGATCGTGATCGTGTTGTTGAGGCCAGGGATGAGCTTCACCGTATGCTAAATGAG GATGAGCTGAGGGATGCTGTGCTGCTTGTATTTGCAAACAAGCAAGATTTACCAAATGCTATGAATGCTGCTGAGATCACTGATAAACTTGGTCTTCATTCCCTCCGTCAGCGCCACTG GTATATTCAGAGTACGTGCGCTACCTCTGGTGAAGGGTTGTATGAGGGTCTGGACTGGCTCTCCAACAACATAGCTAACAAG GCTTGA